GCGACGAGGACCGCACGGCTGCCGCGACCGTCACCGCACGGCTCGCCCCTTGGGCCGAAGCGGACACCGCGACCCGCGGCCTCATCCTCTGGTACGGCACGGCCCTGGCCGCAGGGGACGCGGCGGCTGGGGCCCTGCAGCGGCGCGCGGCGAAGGCCGCTGTAGGCGCCTTCGACCCGCAACTCGGTCTCGTCCCATGGGGTGCGGCCCTCGGCGGCGCACGGATGCGGGCCCGTACGGACGGCGTCCCCGGTCTCGTACCCCTGCTGGCCTCGGCCGGACCCGAGGGGCAGGTGGCGGCCGCAGCTCACCTGCACCGCCACCTGGACCTGTGCCTGCCCCGCGAGGGCACCGGGCGGCCCCGCCCGGCATGGCGCCGGGACGAGGCGAACGGCTGGCTGGCCGAAGCGGATCCCGCTCGCGGCTGGACTCGGGGCGAGGCGTGGCTCCTCCTGGCCGTCGCGGACGCCCTGCTGCTCGCGGAGGCCCCGTCCTGGCGCACGGATCGGCTGACCCGGGCGGCCGAACTCCTCCTCGCCGACTGCGCGATGCTCGTCGGCCCCCTGGTTCCCCCGACGGACGCCCATCATGCGGACGGCCCGCTCGACACCTCCGCCGCCGCCGTCACAGCGGTCGCCCTCCAGAAGCTCACGCTCGTCTCCGGAGCCGGGTGGTCGACAGCGTGCGCGTCCCGCGCGGAGGCCGTCCTGCACCGGCTCGCGCACGACCACCTCACCCGGCCGGGCGGGACCCGACCGGCGGGCATGCTCCTCGACGGCTGCTACGACGCGCACAGCGGCACGGCCGTCCGCCACGAACTCGTCTGGGGCGACTTCTTCCTGGCCCTCGGCCTGGCCGCCCGCCTTGGCCGCGTCGACCTCAGACGGGTGTGACGGCAGGGCCGCCCTGACGGCTCCGCAGGACGCGCCGGGCCACGGCGGACACGTGCTGCTCGTCCGGCCCGTCGAGGATCCGGGCCGTCCGCCCGGTACGGAACAGCGCCGGCAGGGGCGTGTCCGGGCCGAGTCCGGCCGCGCCGAAGACCTGGACGGCCCGGTCCGCGACCGCCTGGAGCGTGCGGGCAGCCGCCGTCTTCGCCAGGCCGACCTCCACATGGGCGTCGCGTCCGTCAGCGACCAGCGCCATCGCCTCGTACACGAGCGGCCGCGCCGTCCTCAGCGCCAACAAGGATTCGAAAACGTGCTGTTGGACGAGCTGGCGGTCCGCGAGCGGTCCCCGTGCGCCCCGACATGCCACGGCGCGGTCACAGAGCAGGTCGAAGGCCCGCTGGGCCTGACCGAGCCACCGCAACGCCCGCAGTGTCCGCCCCAGTTGGAGACGTTCGCCGGCGACGGCCAGAGCCTGCCCGGTGTCGCCGACGAGGTGTTCCTCGTCGACCTCGACACCGTCGAACTCGATCTCGTACTGCCCGGTCGCGCCCAGGATCGGCAGCTCGCGCACGACCCGGAACCCGGGGGAGCCGGTCGGCACGAGGAGCAGGGACAGCCCGGTGCGGTCTCCGGTCCGTCCGCTGGTGCGGGCGAGCACGGTCACGAGGTCGGCGTCGCCCGCGTTCGACACGAACCACTTCCGGCCGGTGACGCGCCAGCCGCCGCCGGGCCGTCGCTCCGCCCGGGTCGCCGTGAGTGCGGGTTCGGTCCCGGGCGTGTCCGGCTCCGTCATCGCGTAGCAGGTACGGAGGTCGCCGGAGACCAGGCGCGGCAGGTACTCCGCGCCCACCCGTGCGGAGCCGTGCCGGGACAGCATGGTCACGTCGAGGAGGGACGCCGATCCGAGGGCCGCGGGGCCGTGGTCACTGGCACCCTCGGCCTCGGCGATCGCCGCGTACGCACTCAAGGCCAGCCCGCCGCCGCCCAGTTCGGCCGGCAACGGGAGCGCCCACAGGCCGGACTCGCGGGCCTCCACGCGCAGCTGCTCTCGAAGGTCCCTGGCGGTCGGACCACCGGCGTCCAGATCCGACTCGGAGGGGAAGACGCGGTCACGGACGAACGCGGAGACCTTCTTTCGCAGCAGGTCGACATCCGTTACGTCATGATCCGTCACTGTTTCCTCCATCTCGGGAACTCGACAGAACGCGTGTCCGACTGCCTGCCCGTGGAAGTGGTCGGGCGTACCGGCTCCCCAGTTCCCGTGACCGTGAAAGCCCCCGTGCGACGGCCATCACCGCCGCGCCAGGAGAGGAGAGCCATGGCGTCATCAGCGACCGCCCACACCGTGGTCCGCCGTCCGCTCGACACAGACCGTCCGCTCGACGCACTGCGCTGCGACATCGGCGGCCCCGAGGCCCTGACCCGCGTCGTCTCCGACCATCTGAGGCGGCTCGGGGCGACGGTGCGCGGCGACGGCCCGGGGGACATCGCACTCGGCGGCGGCGGGTTCGGGCCCGTCACGGCCCGTACCGCCTGGGGACCGGCCGGCTCCGGGATCGAGGACGAGGCGACCGCCCAGGCCGCCACCGGAGTGATGGCCGTCCACGGCCGCCGCCACGGGGCCCCGCGCGGCCTCGGTGTCGACTGTCTGGCCACCGCCACCGGCGTGCTCACCGTCCAGGGTCTGCTCGCCGGGCTCATCGGGCAGGCCCGGGGCAGCTCGCCGACTCGCGCGCGTACGACGACGGCCGACCGAGCCGGGCTGCTCACCGTGTCCCAGTACCTCGCCGCCGCCGGTGCCGACGAGTCGGAAGCCGTCGAACCGGCTCCGGGCGGGCCGCCGTTCACTTCGGCCGACGGCGTCCTGTTCGAGCTGGAGACGCTCGACCCGGGGGCCTGGGCGGAGTACTGGCGCGCCCTGGAGGCTCCCGCCGACGCGATACGAGCGGGCTGGCGGCCCTTCCAGTTCCGGTACGCCACCGCCTGCGCACCCTTCCCCGTCGACCTGCACGAGGTGACCGGGCGGCACACGTGGGCGCGGATCCGGCAGGCCGCCGCGCTGTCGGGAACCGAGGTCTGCCGCCTGCGCACGCTCGCCGAGCGCGCCGCCGAGGACGACGGCGCCGACCCGTGGACCCTGCGCGCGCTGGGCCCGGGCCACCCTGCGACGGGCACGGCGGCCACAGCGGACCGGCCCCTGGCCGGCCTGACCGTCCTTGAGGCGGGCCGCCGGATCCAAGCACCCCTCGCGGCGCACCTGCTGGGTCTGCTCGGCGCCCGCGTGATCCGGGTCGAGCCGCCGGGCGGCGACCCGCTCCGGGGCATGCCGCCCGCCTGCGACGGGATCTCCGCCCGCTGGCTCGCGCTCAACCGGGGCAAGGAGGCCGTCGAGATCGACATCAAGGCGCCCGGTGACCGGAGCCGGCTGCGCGAACTCGTGGCCGACGCCGACGTGTTCGTCCACAACTGGGCCCCGGGCAAGGCCGCCGCACTCGAACTCGACGCCGAGCACCTGACCGCCGTGAACCCGTCCCTCGTCTACGCCTACACCGGCGGCTGGGCGGACCGGCTCGACGGCGCCCCCATGGGCACCGACTTCATGGTGCAGGCCCGCACGGGCGTCGGGGAGGCCGTCCATGCGGCCGGAGAACCGCCCGTACCGTCCCTGATGACGCTCCTCGACGTCCTGGGCGGCCTGCACGGCACCGAGGCCGTCCTCGCCGGCCTGCTCCTGCGCGAGCGCACGGGCCACGGCGTACGGGTCGACTCCTCGCTGCTCGGCGCGGCCGACACCCTCCTCGCCCCCGCCCTGCGACAGGCCGCCACCGGCACCGATCCCCGACGCCCCGCCGGATTCCGGCACCCGCTCCGTACCTCCGACGGCTGGATCGCCCCCAGCGACACCAGCGCGCCCGCCGCCGCGGCGCACGACGTCACGGGCATGTGCACCGAGGACGCCCTGGACCGGCTGCGCGGCCACGGCCTGACGGCCACCGCCGTCACCACGGACCTGTCCGCACTCCACCACGACCCGCGCCTGTCCGGCTCGATCAGCCGGGACGCGCACGGTGCCCCCGCCGTTCCCGACCCCTGGAGCCACGCGTGACCGTCACCCTGACCGACCTGCTGCCCGTCGAACTCCGCCGCTCCTGGGTGGTGGACGGCACCTGCCCGGACCTCGACCTCTACAGCCTCTACCGGGCGAGACAGATCGCCGACCTGCACCGCACCGCCGTGATCGACGCCAAGGGCAAGCTCTGCTACACGGCGCTCGACCGCAAGGTCCGATGTCTGGCCGAGGGCCTGCGCGGGCTCGGCATCGGCGCAGGGGACGTCGTCGCCGTACAACTCCCCAACAACCGCAACGCCGTCATCGCGGATCTCGCCCTCGCCGCACTGGGCGCCATCGCCCTCCCCTTCCCCGTCGGGCGCGGCGCCGTGGAAGCCGAGTGCCTCCTGCGCCGCGCGGAGGCGGTGGCGGTCATCGCCGCGATCGAACACCGCGGCCAGAACCACGCCGCCGACCTCCAGACCCTCGCCCCGGCGCTGCCCGCCCTGCGCCACGTGATCGCCGCGGGACGCGGCACCGCCCCTGAAGGAACGATTCCGCTGGCCCGGCTGCTGCGGACCGACCCCACCGGCTTCGTCCCGGCCCGCCCCGACCCCGACAGCGCCGCGCGCATCCTCGTCTCCTCCGGCTCGGAGGCGGAGCCGAAGATGATCGCCTACTCCCACAACGCCCTGGCCGGCGGGCGCGGCAACTTCCTCGCCTCCCTCATGCCCGACGGCACACCGCCCCGCTGCCTCTTCCTCGTCCCGCTCGGCTCGGCCTTCGGCTCGAACGGCACGGCCGTCACCCTCGCCCGGCACGGCGGCACCCTCGTCCTGCTCGACCACTTCACGCCCGAGGCGGCGCTGGCCGCCGTACGGGAACACGAGCCCACCCACATCCTCGGCGTGCCCACCATGATCCGGATGATGCTGGAGGTCCTGGAGAAGACGGACGGTCCGCTGCCCACCCCCACCGCGCTCGTCCTGGGCGGCGCACCCCTCGACGAAGCCACCGCTTCAGCCGCGGCCGAGGCGTTCGGCTGCCCGGTCGTCAACCTCTACGGATCGGCGGACGGCGTCAACTGCCATACGGGACTGGGGCATTCCATACCGCCCACCGACCGCTCCGGCGTCGTCGCGGGCCGCCCCGACCCCCGGGTCGCCGAGATCCGCATCGCCGACCCCGACACGCACGAGCAGCTGCCCGACGGA
The DNA window shown above is from Streptomyces vietnamensis and carries:
- a CDS encoding class I adenylate-forming enzyme family protein; translated protein: MTVTLTDLLPVELRRSWVVDGTCPDLDLYSLYRARQIADLHRTAVIDAKGKLCYTALDRKVRCLAEGLRGLGIGAGDVVAVQLPNNRNAVIADLALAALGAIALPFPVGRGAVEAECLLRRAEAVAVIAAIEHRGQNHAADLQTLAPALPALRHVIAAGRGTAPEGTIPLARLLRTDPTGFVPARPDPDSAARILVSSGSEAEPKMIAYSHNALAGGRGNFLASLMPDGTPPRCLFLVPLGSAFGSNGTAVTLARHGGTLVLLDHFTPEAALAAVREHEPTHILGVPTMIRMMLEVLEKTDGPLPTPTALVLGGAPLDEATASAAAEAFGCPVVNLYGSADGVNCHTGLGHSIPPTDRSGVVAGRPDPRVAEIRIADPDTHEQLPDGRIGEIVSRGPMTPLRYVASPDLDARYRTPEGWVRTGDLGFLDDEGVLHVVGRLKDIVIRGGANISPAEVERELVAHPQVRDVVCVGVPDPLMGERLAACLVGKGSTVPTLTELGVYLAGRGLDRHKHPEHLLVLPELPLTAAGKPDRAALRRRIVERGTALVEA
- a CDS encoding acyl-CoA dehydrogenase family protein, with the protein product MTDHDVTDVDLLRKKVSAFVRDRVFPSESDLDAGGPTARDLREQLRVEARESGLWALPLPAELGGGGLALSAYAAIAEAEGASDHGPAALGSASLLDVTMLSRHGSARVGAEYLPRLVSGDLRTCYAMTEPDTPGTEPALTATRAERRPGGGWRVTGRKWFVSNAGDADLVTVLARTSGRTGDRTGLSLLLVPTGSPGFRVVRELPILGATGQYEIEFDGVEVDEEHLVGDTGQALAVAGERLQLGRTLRALRWLGQAQRAFDLLCDRAVACRGARGPLADRQLVQQHVFESLLALRTARPLVYEAMALVADGRDAHVEVGLAKTAAARTLQAVADRAVQVFGAAGLGPDTPLPALFRTGRTARILDGPDEQHVSAVARRVLRSRQGGPAVTPV
- a CDS encoding sugar ABC transporter permease, which codes for MTAMGWAEEALDLVLRRAGETSEQVGDRFPLYADPADGRWTTTGRGSWTGGFWAGLLWLRAGHTGSDEDRTAAATVTARLAPWAEADTATRGLILWYGTALAAGDAAAGALQRRAAKAAVGAFDPQLGLVPWGAALGGARMRARTDGVPGLVPLLASAGPEGQVAAAAHLHRHLDLCLPREGTGRPRPAWRRDEANGWLAEADPARGWTRGEAWLLLAVADALLLAEAPSWRTDRLTRAAELLLADCAMLVGPLVPPTDAHHADGPLDTSAAAVTAVALQKLTLVSGAGWSTACASRAEAVLHRLAHDHLTRPGGTRPAGMLLDGCYDAHSGTAVRHELVWGDFFLALGLAARLGRVDLRRV
- a CDS encoding CoA transferase — protein: MASSATAHTVVRRPLDTDRPLDALRCDIGGPEALTRVVSDHLRRLGATVRGDGPGDIALGGGGFGPVTARTAWGPAGSGIEDEATAQAATGVMAVHGRRHGAPRGLGVDCLATATGVLTVQGLLAGLIGQARGSSPTRARTTTADRAGLLTVSQYLAAAGADESEAVEPAPGGPPFTSADGVLFELETLDPGAWAEYWRALEAPADAIRAGWRPFQFRYATACAPFPVDLHEVTGRHTWARIRQAAALSGTEVCRLRTLAERAAEDDGADPWTLRALGPGHPATGTAATADRPLAGLTVLEAGRRIQAPLAAHLLGLLGARVIRVEPPGGDPLRGMPPACDGISARWLALNRGKEAVEIDIKAPGDRSRLRELVADADVFVHNWAPGKAAALELDAEHLTAVNPSLVYAYTGGWADRLDGAPMGTDFMVQARTGVGEAVHAAGEPPVPSLMTLLDVLGGLHGTEAVLAGLLLRERTGHGVRVDSSLLGAADTLLAPALRQAATGTDPRRPAGFRHPLRTSDGWIAPSDTSAPAAAAHDVTGMCTEDALDRLRGHGLTATAVTTDLSALHHDPRLSGSISRDAHGAPAVPDPWSHA